In one window of Thalassotalea agarivorans DNA:
- a CDS encoding DUF1244 domain-containing protein, which translates to MDKQDQIQAAVFRRLLAHLDARKDVQNIELMNLAGFCRNCFSKWTVAEAEKLGVSVDIDEAREQVYGMPYSEWKEKHQLPATPEQLAKFEQLNKK; encoded by the coding sequence ATGGATAAACAAGACCAAATTCAAGCAGCGGTATTTAGACGCTTATTAGCTCATTTAGATGCTAGAAAAGATGTGCAAAACATTGAACTAATGAACCTTGCCGGTTTTTGTAGAAATTGCTTTTCTAAGTGGACAGTCGCCGAAGCTGAAAAGTTGGGTGTTAGTGTAGATATCGACGAAGCACGTGAACAAGTTTACGGCATGCCTTACAGCGAGTGGAAAGAAAAACACCAGCTACCGGCAACTCCAGAGCAATTAGCGAAATTTGAGCAATTGAATAAAAAATAG
- a CDS encoding glycosyltransferase, translating to MNRINQSFAERQKPLPGVSILIPAYNEQVGIVSTIKSVLATGYPNLQIVIIDDGSTDNTNALVTSFIEKQASEVQQNITLLSIENGGKANALNHGLKHANKELVMTVDADCLVEKNAILHTVKQFNCPLVGAVAGNVVIGNKNKFIELVQQLEYLCGFFFRRSDAVFNSVMIIGGAAATYRRDVLNQVGGFDCDTVTEDIEIALRILGHGYKTRYASDAITYTEGPNDLRSWCKQRLRWKFGRFQALLKYRHLFFSTKATYSNYLTFLTLPAAIYAEFILLLQPLLLLCFFGFAFATNVYAPIAVAMTISMCIISMQVLLDPKPKYHSNLLLLAPIAWCLFYIVEMIEYQALIRSLKRLVKKQSLQWQHWVRIGIK from the coding sequence ATGAATCGGATTAATCAAAGCTTTGCTGAGCGACAAAAACCACTACCTGGCGTCTCCATTCTTATTCCGGCCTACAATGAACAAGTTGGCATCGTATCCACTATAAAGTCAGTATTGGCAACGGGCTACCCCAACCTTCAAATTGTCATTATTGACGACGGTTCAACAGATAATACAAACGCACTAGTAACTTCGTTTATCGAAAAGCAAGCGAGTGAAGTACAACAAAACATCACCCTACTCTCTATTGAAAATGGTGGTAAAGCGAATGCACTGAACCACGGTTTAAAACACGCCAACAAAGAGTTAGTGATGACAGTAGACGCCGACTGTTTGGTGGAAAAAAATGCCATTTTACACACGGTAAAACAGTTTAACTGCCCCCTTGTTGGCGCTGTTGCAGGTAATGTCGTCATCGGTAACAAGAACAAATTTATCGAGCTAGTTCAGCAACTAGAGTATCTATGTGGTTTCTTCTTTCGTCGCTCTGATGCGGTATTCAATTCGGTAATGATTATAGGCGGCGCTGCAGCAACCTATCGCAGAGACGTGTTAAATCAAGTCGGTGGCTTTGACTGTGATACCGTTACTGAAGATATTGAAATTGCGCTACGAATTTTAGGGCACGGCTATAAAACCCGTTATGCGTCAGACGCTATTACCTACACTGAAGGCCCTAATGATTTGCGAAGTTGGTGTAAGCAGCGGTTACGTTGGAAATTTGGTCGTTTTCAAGCGTTGCTTAAATACAGACATTTGTTTTTCAGTACGAAAGCAACCTACAGCAACTATTTAACATTCTTAACCTTGCCTGCAGCCATTTACGCAGAGTTTATTTTGTTGCTTCAACCGTTGTTGCTACTTTGCTTTTTCGGTTTTGCCTTTGCTACCAATGTATATGCACCGATTGCAGTCGCAATGACCATTTCGATGTGCATCATTAGCATGCAAGTACTGTTAGATCCTAAGCCGAAATATCACAGTAATTTGTTACTGCTAGCTCCAATTGCTTGGTGTTTATTTTACATTGTTGAAATGATTGAATATCAAGCGCTGATAAGAAGCCTTAAACGCCTAGTGAAGAAACAATCGCTGCAATGGCAGCATTGGGTGAGGATCGGAATCAAATAA
- the queE gene encoding 7-carboxy-7-deazaguanine synthase QueE, giving the protein MNYKINEMFETIQGEGSFTGQPSIFIRLQGCPVGCSWCDTKHTWDVEQSDEIAIVDVLAKTQETSKWSASSEEQLLDTVKAQGWQAKHIVITGGEPCMYDLRPLCDTFENAGYSIQVETSGTFEVLVSDKCWVTVSPKINMKGGLEVLAQAIDRANEIKHPVATEHHVDELKALLNQFNANHKPVYLQPISQKQRATELAINTCIANNWRLSIQVHKYIGIE; this is encoded by the coding sequence ATGAACTACAAAATTAATGAAATGTTTGAAACCATCCAGGGTGAAGGCTCTTTCACGGGGCAGCCGTCTATCTTTATTCGACTGCAAGGTTGTCCGGTAGGCTGTTCGTGGTGTGATACCAAACACACTTGGGATGTTGAGCAAAGCGATGAAATAGCCATTGTTGATGTGCTTGCTAAAACGCAGGAAACCAGTAAATGGTCTGCATCAAGTGAAGAGCAACTATTAGATACTGTTAAAGCGCAGGGCTGGCAAGCAAAACACATTGTGATCACTGGCGGTGAGCCGTGTATGTATGATTTGCGCCCATTGTGTGACACGTTTGAAAATGCAGGTTACAGCATTCAAGTAGAAACATCAGGAACATTTGAAGTGCTTGTTAGCGATAAATGTTGGGTCACTGTATCGCCTAAAATTAATATGAAAGGCGGTTTAGAGGTACTTGCGCAAGCAATCGATCGCGCAAACGAGATCAAACACCCGGTAGCAACCGAGCATCACGTCGACGAGTTAAAAGCTTTGTTAAATCAGTTTAATGCCAATCATAAACCAGTTTACTTACAGCCAATTAGCCAAAAGCAACGAGCAACAGAACTCGCGATCAATACCTGTATTGCAAATAACTGGCGTTTGTCGATTCAAGTGCACAAATACATTGGTATCGAATAA
- the queC gene encoding 7-cyano-7-deazaguanine synthase QueC: MTEKVVVIYSGGMDSFTVLNRALKDGKHVYALSFDYGQKHVKELECAAKVCESLNVPHKIIDITAINQLLAGSSLTDDIDIPEGHYEDDNMKSTVVPNRNMILLSLAVGYAVSVEASQVYYGAHSGDHAIYPDCRPEFVEKMNDVCQIANYEPVEIYSPYLHVSKIDILTDGLNMGLDYSDTWTCYNGREKACGKCGACQERLEAFEKNNAVDPIAYEG, encoded by the coding sequence ATGACTGAAAAAGTTGTTGTAATTTATAGCGGCGGTATGGACTCATTTACCGTGTTAAATCGTGCGCTAAAAGACGGTAAGCACGTGTATGCGTTATCGTTCGACTATGGCCAGAAGCATGTCAAAGAGCTTGAATGCGCAGCTAAAGTGTGTGAGTCGCTGAATGTTCCTCACAAGATTATTGATATTACTGCTATCAATCAGTTGTTAGCAGGCTCATCGCTTACAGATGATATCGATATTCCAGAGGGACATTACGAAGACGACAATATGAAGTCGACTGTGGTACCTAATCGCAACATGATTTTACTGTCTTTAGCGGTTGGTTATGCAGTATCGGTTGAAGCTAGCCAAGTATATTATGGCGCTCATAGTGGTGACCATGCGATTTATCCTGATTGTCGACCAGAATTTGTCGAGAAAATGAATGACGTTTGCCAAATCGCTAATTACGAACCGGTTGAAATCTATAGCCCATATTTACATGTCAGCAAGATTGATATTCTAACTGACGGTTTAAACATGGGGTTAGACTACAGTGATACGTGGACTTGTTATAATGGCCGCGAAAAAGCCTGTGGTAAATGTGGTGCCTGCCAAGAGCGCCTAGAAGCATTTGAAAAAAACAATGCGGTAGATCCTATCGCCTATGAAGGATAA
- a CDS encoding TRM11 family SAM-dependent methyltransferase → MDLALLINPAVKGAYFDATIEVAKAELALVYSEQAEHVAIGAMDFLHINAPLSLLPSLQKLSFVYGVFKRNETELTAIDSQAAFSLHEDFVFGSKFKGKTNEHLTQLLLNAALAHIDKQDNIQLLDPMCGRATTLLWAHRYGINSKGIELDTRAVDDVTRNLKKWVKLHRVKHKISDGFIGKANKQGKHKFVDFTANGSNLRVIQGSCEQADTLIKKGKFDIIASDIPYGVQHFSSDNTRNPIAVIEKSLPVWEKLLAHEGVIALAFNRYIPKRTALQKVFEQAGFKDTGFSCEHRMSESIVRDIALFKKA, encoded by the coding sequence GTGGATCTTGCTCTGCTGATCAACCCCGCCGTTAAGGGCGCATATTTCGACGCAACTATTGAAGTAGCAAAAGCTGAGCTAGCTCTCGTTTATAGCGAGCAAGCAGAGCATGTAGCCATAGGTGCAATGGATTTTTTGCACATTAACGCGCCCTTGTCTTTGCTTCCCTCGCTGCAAAAGCTGTCTTTTGTTTACGGTGTGTTTAAGCGCAATGAAACCGAGCTAACGGCTATCGATAGTCAAGCGGCGTTTTCTCTGCATGAAGACTTTGTGTTTGGTAGCAAATTTAAAGGCAAAACAAATGAGCACCTCACCCAATTATTGCTTAACGCAGCGTTAGCGCATATCGACAAGCAAGACAATATACAGTTACTTGATCCTATGTGCGGCCGCGCAACTACGCTGCTTTGGGCGCATCGCTATGGCATCAATAGTAAAGGTATAGAACTAGATACGCGTGCTGTTGATGATGTAACACGCAACCTTAAAAAATGGGTTAAGTTACACCGTGTAAAACATAAGATCAGCGATGGCTTTATTGGTAAAGCGAATAAACAAGGTAAGCACAAGTTTGTAGATTTCACTGCAAATGGTAGCAATTTACGCGTTATTCAAGGAAGTTGTGAACAAGCTGATACGTTAATTAAGAAAGGGAAATTCGATATTATCGCCAGCGATATTCCATACGGCGTTCAACACTTTAGTAGCGACAATACCCGTAACCCTATCGCAGTTATAGAAAAATCACTGCCTGTTTGGGAAAAATTGTTAGCTCACGAAGGCGTTATCGCGTTAGCATTTAATCGCTATATCCCGAAACGCACTGCACTGCAAAAGGTGTTCGAGCAAGCAGGCTTTAAAGACACAGGCTTTAGTTGTGAGCATCGCATGAGCGAATCAATTGTGCGAGATATCGCACTGTTTAAAAAAGCATAA
- a CDS encoding tetratricopeptide repeat protein, whose protein sequence is MMKTIKHIVVFATMASLLYTLPVLLTSQLSQPIFAAKAEQVKKKKNSRSVKVPAMRNRVYTQLARAQSLADAGDKPAGFEVLKQVESRINQLNAYERAMLWNFYGFMYYGDDDITNAIASFEKVVAEDAIPDSLYNATLYSLAQLAMQQQDYDKTLDFLTRWQTSINKPLKPMQQVLFAQAHYQNKNYLKASDYVNLAVAQSEEAGELPKENWLILQRAAFYELKQPHKVTEVMEKLVRLYEKPQYWVQLAGMYGETEQEDKQLAVMETAYQAGYLTKQSQLVGLAQLYMFHDVPYKAAALLKTSMASGSVVSNEKHLALTAQAYIAAKEEQKAIAPLKQATALAKHGKYDAMLAQTYLNMEQWQHAINFAGSALTKGQLDREGDMHLVDGMARFNLAQYDQAIVAFEQAKAFDGSEKMATQWTKYVLREKQHQLQLAMMLDSDSQGE, encoded by the coding sequence ATGATGAAAACAATCAAACACATTGTTGTCTTTGCCACTATGGCATCGTTGCTCTATACCTTGCCTGTACTGCTAACTAGTCAGTTATCTCAGCCGATATTTGCAGCTAAAGCAGAACAGGTTAAAAAGAAAAAGAATAGTCGCAGTGTTAAAGTGCCGGCGATGCGAAACCGCGTCTATACGCAACTTGCGAGAGCGCAAAGCCTTGCAGATGCAGGGGATAAACCTGCAGGTTTTGAGGTGCTTAAGCAAGTAGAGTCCCGTATCAATCAATTAAATGCTTATGAGCGCGCAATGCTGTGGAATTTCTATGGCTTTATGTACTATGGCGATGACGACATAACCAATGCGATAGCTAGCTTTGAAAAAGTGGTGGCAGAGGATGCGATTCCAGATAGCTTATACAATGCAACCCTGTATTCGCTGGCGCAACTTGCTATGCAGCAACAAGACTATGATAAAACCTTAGACTTTTTGACTCGTTGGCAAACCTCTATAAATAAGCCTTTAAAGCCAATGCAACAGGTATTGTTTGCCCAGGCGCATTATCAAAATAAAAACTATTTGAAAGCGTCAGATTATGTCAATTTGGCCGTGGCTCAGAGTGAAGAAGCAGGCGAATTGCCAAAAGAAAACTGGCTAATACTGCAACGTGCAGCGTTCTACGAATTAAAGCAACCACACAAAGTCACAGAAGTGATGGAAAAGTTGGTGAGACTGTATGAAAAACCACAGTATTGGGTGCAGCTAGCGGGCATGTATGGTGAAACTGAGCAAGAAGATAAGCAACTGGCGGTTATGGAAACAGCTTATCAAGCGGGCTATCTCACCAAACAAAGCCAACTAGTTGGCCTTGCGCAGTTGTATATGTTTCATGACGTGCCCTATAAAGCAGCGGCATTGTTAAAAACGTCAATGGCAAGCGGCAGTGTAGTAAGCAATGAAAAGCATCTAGCGTTAACCGCGCAAGCCTACATCGCAGCAAAGGAAGAACAAAAAGCGATAGCGCCACTTAAACAAGCAACGGCGTTAGCAAAGCATGGAAAGTACGATGCTATGCTTGCTCAAACCTACTTAAACATGGAACAGTGGCAACATGCGATTAATTTCGCTGGTAGTGCATTAACGAAAGGTCAGCTAGATAGAGAGGGTGATATGCACTTGGTTGATGGTATGGCGCGTTTTAACTTAGCGCAATACGATCAAGCTATTGTCGCCTTTGAACAAGCAAAAGCGTTTGATGGTAGTGAAAAAATGGCAACGCAATGGACTAAATATGTGCTTCGTGAAAAACAGCATCAATTGCAATTGGCTATGATGCTAGATAGCGATTCGCAGGGAGAGTAA
- a CDS encoding energy transducer TonB, protein MRYLIAATLAIAMTLALLWGMQTLIAGGEDAMSEPPKGNVLDFIRLKQEEQVVKKERKPQKPPKPKEPPPPIQQPQMAQSNPNAEAISTDFSADIAAETALTGGLNLDSGDGDYLPIVKVAPVYPRRAQARGIEGYVIVEFTVTKNGAVRDPIVVEAKPERIFDRAAMDAALKFKYKPRVVDGQPMEVAGVQNRITFEIDG, encoded by the coding sequence ATGCGTTATCTTATTGCTGCAACATTAGCTATAGCAATGACACTTGCACTGCTTTGGGGGATGCAAACCTTAATAGCAGGTGGCGAGGATGCAATGAGCGAACCACCTAAAGGTAATGTGCTTGATTTCATTCGTCTTAAGCAAGAAGAGCAGGTGGTAAAAAAAGAGAGAAAACCTCAAAAGCCGCCAAAGCCTAAGGAGCCGCCACCGCCAATACAACAACCACAAATGGCGCAATCGAATCCTAATGCTGAAGCGATATCTACCGATTTTTCTGCAGACATAGCGGCAGAAACTGCGCTCACTGGTGGACTTAATTTAGATTCAGGTGATGGCGATTACTTACCGATTGTTAAGGTTGCTCCCGTTTATCCAAGACGCGCTCAAGCTCGCGGTATCGAAGGTTACGTCATTGTTGAATTTACCGTGACAAAAAATGGTGCGGTAAGAGATCCAATCGTTGTAGAAGCTAAACCAGAAAGAATATTTGACAGAGCGGCAATGGATGCGGCCTTAAAATTTAAATACAAACCGCGTGTTGTTGATGGCCAACCGATGGAAGTGGCCGGTGTACAAAACCGCATAACATTTGAAATAGATGGGTAA
- a CDS encoding ExbD/TolR family protein, whose translation MRSPLLKVIAEQEENEEINMTPMLDVVFILLIFFIVTASFVKEAGIEVNRPEAATAVKKERANILVAISDKGEIWINKRRVDVRAVQANIERLKAENPQGTVVIQADKKATTDILIKVMDSARAAGVFDVSIAAQEA comes from the coding sequence ATGCGTTCTCCATTATTAAAAGTCATCGCAGAACAAGAAGAAAACGAAGAAATCAACATGACGCCCATGTTAGATGTGGTGTTTATTCTATTGATATTTTTCATTGTCACCGCGTCGTTCGTTAAAGAAGCGGGTATTGAAGTTAATCGCCCTGAAGCAGCAACGGCTGTTAAAAAAGAACGTGCCAATATATTAGTTGCGATCAGCGATAAAGGCGAAATTTGGATTAACAAACGCCGTGTCGATGTGCGTGCAGTACAAGCCAATATTGAGCGATTAAAGGCGGAGAATCCGCAAGGCACTGTTGTTATTCAAGCAGATAAGAAAGCCACAACAGATATTTTAATCAAAGTGATGGACTCTGCCCGAGCGGCAGGTGTTTTCGACGTCTCTATAGCGGCGCAAGAGGCTTAA
- a CDS encoding MotA/TolQ/ExbB proton channel family protein translates to MVFIYDIINTIQDFIETGGDVLVVIAVVIAIMWLLIFERLVFVFAAYRTLKKQAQQGWSSRTDHSSWHAHHIRQAMVSRMSSALNNNLSLIQSLVVLCPLLGLLGTVTGMIEVFDVMAISGSGNARSMASGVSKATIPTMAGMVGSLSGVFAVTWLQRFAKRETQIFEDSLSLVDNNDAMARA, encoded by the coding sequence ATGGTGTTTATCTACGACATAATAAACACGATTCAAGACTTTATTGAAACCGGCGGTGACGTATTAGTCGTCATCGCTGTGGTTATAGCCATCATGTGGTTGCTTATATTTGAACGCCTAGTGTTTGTATTTGCTGCGTATCGCACACTTAAAAAGCAAGCGCAACAAGGTTGGTCGTCACGCACAGATCACAGTAGTTGGCATGCACACCATATCCGCCAAGCAATGGTGTCACGGATGTCATCGGCATTGAACAATAACTTGTCGTTAATCCAATCCCTTGTGGTGTTATGTCCACTGCTTGGGCTACTAGGGACTGTAACCGGCATGATTGAAGTGTTTGACGTCATGGCGATTTCAGGTAGCGGAAATGCCCGCTCTATGGCCTCTGGTGTGTCAAAAGCCACGATTCCTACAATGGCCGGTATGGTGGGATCCTTATCAGGTGTTTTCGCCGTTACTTGGTTACAACGTTTCGCTAAAAGAGAAACCCAAATTTTTGAAGATAGCTTGTCTTTGGTCGATAACAACGACGCAATGGCTCGCGCTTAA
- a CDS encoding MotA/TolQ/ExbB proton channel family protein, producing MSTISMKQRINKTIAAFGLIALPAFAIAEQQAANLDQLLKQLEQGKIAQTKQNQQREADFKARVAEQDNMLKNARTERDNAIATSTALEQSFQANEVQIANRTEALNKRLGELKELFGVLQQVAGDTKGKFQTSVISAQLPGRDVFLDEFTQSMGSSTKLASIEEIERIWFELQREMTESGKLSSFNGEVVAADGTRRQQEIIRVGGFNLVSEGKYLEYIFETNAIAELKRQPSDRYLASARAIAADSSGPVAFSLDPTGGSILNLLVQAPNTRERVDQGGPVGYVILGIGLVGLLIALERFVSLFLIGRKVNRQLKSEQVSKDNPLGRVMSVQADNPNVDNETLELKLSESILREVPKLTTRLTLIKIISVVAPLIGLLGTVVGMINTFQAITLFGTGDPKLMAGGISQALVTTVLGLVVAIPMVFLFAYLNGRSRNIINVLQQESTGIIAERSEKGA from the coding sequence ATGAGTACCATATCAATGAAACAACGTATTAACAAAACAATTGCAGCATTTGGATTGATAGCCTTGCCAGCTTTTGCCATTGCAGAACAACAAGCGGCTAACTTAGACCAGCTGCTAAAGCAGTTAGAGCAAGGAAAAATAGCGCAAACCAAGCAAAACCAGCAACGTGAAGCTGATTTTAAAGCGAGAGTAGCAGAGCAAGATAATATGCTCAAAAATGCGCGAACTGAGCGCGATAACGCTATTGCAACAAGTACCGCGCTGGAACAATCGTTTCAAGCCAATGAAGTGCAAATCGCTAATAGAACTGAGGCGTTAAATAAACGCTTAGGTGAATTAAAAGAACTTTTCGGTGTATTGCAGCAAGTTGCTGGCGATACCAAGGGCAAGTTTCAAACATCAGTGATTTCAGCTCAGCTACCTGGTCGAGATGTCTTTCTTGATGAATTTACACAAAGCATGGGCTCTTCGACCAAACTAGCGTCGATAGAAGAAATCGAGCGCATTTGGTTTGAATTGCAACGTGAAATGACCGAAAGCGGCAAGCTCTCGTCGTTTAACGGTGAAGTAGTGGCTGCTGATGGCACAAGACGTCAACAAGAAATCATTCGAGTTGGTGGTTTCAACTTAGTGTCAGAAGGGAAGTATCTAGAATACATTTTTGAAACCAACGCGATTGCCGAATTAAAACGCCAACCATCCGATCGTTATCTAGCAAGTGCACGAGCGATTGCTGCGGATTCTTCTGGTCCAGTTGCTTTTTCTTTAGATCCAACCGGTGGCTCCATTCTAAATTTGTTGGTACAAGCACCAAATACACGTGAACGTGTTGACCAAGGTGGTCCTGTTGGCTACGTCATTTTAGGTATTGGTCTTGTTGGTTTGCTGATTGCGCTAGAACGTTTTGTTTCCTTGTTCTTGATTGGCCGTAAAGTTAACCGTCAATTGAAATCAGAGCAGGTATCAAAAGATAACCCGTTGGGTCGAGTGATGTCAGTTCAGGCGGATAACCCTAACGTCGACAATGAAACCTTGGAGCTTAAACTCTCTGAATCAATTTTAAGAGAAGTGCCCAAGCTGACCACACGCTTAACGCTGATCAAAATCATATCCGTTGTCGCACCCTTGATTGGTTTGTTAGGTACAGTGGTAGGTATGATTAACACCTTCCAAGCGATTACCTTATTTGGTACTGGTGACCCTAAATTGATGGCGGGTGGTATTTCACAAGCTCTAGTAACTACAGTGTTGGGGCTCGTTGTTGCTATTCCTATGGTGTTCTTGTTTGCTTATTTAAATGGCCGTAGCCGCAATATTATTAATGTATTGCAACAAGAAAGCACCGGCATTATTGCAGAGCGCAGTGAAAAAGGTGCCTAA
- a CDS encoding DUF3450 domain-containing protein, which translates to MTFTPLNKLTKALVVGLSLSTVTAAAQEQQLDDVVKAGSDINQSANRSQQRIDKMNDQVVDKLQTYKALNKEIDGLTVYNQQMQAQLDNQLIELQQLGQSIEQVSIIERQISPLMARMITTLDTFVSLDVPFLPEERQHRLADLKGMMERSDVSTSEKFRRVLEAYQVEVDYGRTIEAYQGEIDIDGTPMNVDFLRIGRVSFLYQSRDGLQLGQWDQASQSWQKLPASYRTSVNKALRIARKQLAPDLITVPVNLAKSAAE; encoded by the coding sequence ATGACTTTTACACCACTAAATAAACTAACCAAAGCACTTGTTGTTGGACTTAGTTTATCTACTGTTACTGCTGCTGCACAAGAACAACAACTAGACGATGTTGTGAAAGCGGGTAGCGACATAAATCAATCAGCAAACCGTTCTCAGCAACGTATCGATAAGATGAATGATCAAGTTGTCGATAAATTGCAAACCTATAAAGCGCTTAATAAGGAAATTGACGGTTTAACTGTCTACAACCAACAAATGCAAGCACAGCTTGATAATCAATTAATCGAGCTACAACAGCTTGGTCAATCGATTGAACAAGTCAGCATTATCGAGCGACAAATATCGCCTCTAATGGCTCGCATGATCACCACCTTAGATACCTTTGTATCGTTAGATGTCCCTTTTTTGCCAGAAGAGCGCCAACACCGTTTGGCTGATTTAAAAGGGATGATGGAACGTTCTGATGTCAGTACATCTGAAAAATTTCGACGTGTGCTTGAAGCATACCAAGTAGAAGTAGACTACGGCAGAACAATCGAAGCATACCAAGGTGAAATAGATATTGATGGCACACCGATGAATGTCGATTTTCTGCGTATTGGTCGTGTTTCTTTTCTCTATCAATCACGCGATGGTTTGCAGTTAGGCCAATGGGACCAAGCAAGTCAATCATGGCAAAAACTGCCGGCGAGCTACCGTACTTCGGTTAACAAAGCGCTACGCATCGCGCGCAAACAATTGGCACCAGATCTCATTACCGTGCCGGTCAACTTAGCCAAGTCAGCGGCAGAGTAG
- a CDS encoding cold-shock protein — translation MSNTVKGTVKWFNESKGFGFIAQESGEDVFAHFSAIQGDGFKTLVEGQAVEFTVAKGAKGPQAENIVVL, via the coding sequence ATGTCTAACACAGTTAAAGGAACCGTTAAGTGGTTCAACGAATCAAAAGGTTTCGGTTTCATTGCACAAGAATCAGGTGAAGACGTTTTTGCTCACTTCAGTGCAATTCAAGGCGACGGTTTCAAAACTTTAGTTGAAGGCCAAGCAGTAGAATTTACTGTTGCTAAAGGCGCTAAAGGTCCACAAGCTGAGAACATCGTAGTTCTTTAA
- a CDS encoding methyltransferase family protein: protein MKNLTVWLYASTAYLLGFASLLLFIGFTLSLISPINVNTGGITLNANPWLVNIMLILLFGMQHSVMARKSFKQWLCRFIPEALERSTFLIGSAAVLIALVIFWQPLSGNVWQVSHGVWANVLLVVAALGWALVLYTTFLINHFDLFGLRQAYFYVKGEPYKPVNFVSPSLYNYVRHPMQLGVLIGIWFTPNMTSAHLLLAIGMTLYVLIGLYFEEKDLVADFGARYKAYQQQVGKLLPKVFRKNLPANASFKGQSNNNT, encoded by the coding sequence ATGAAAAACTTAACCGTATGGCTTTACGCTAGTACAGCATACCTGCTTGGATTTGCAAGTCTGCTGCTGTTTATCGGCTTTACTTTAAGCCTTATTAGCCCAATTAACGTCAACACAGGTGGCATAACGCTAAATGCTAATCCTTGGCTTGTTAATATCATGCTGATTTTACTGTTCGGCATGCAACATAGCGTTATGGCGCGAAAATCATTTAAACAATGGCTATGTCGCTTTATACCTGAAGCACTAGAGCGCAGTACGTTTTTAATTGGCTCCGCAGCTGTATTGATCGCACTTGTAATTTTCTGGCAACCGTTGTCGGGTAATGTTTGGCAAGTTAGTCACGGTGTATGGGCAAATGTTTTGCTAGTTGTTGCTGCGCTAGGGTGGGCACTGGTGCTGTATACCACTTTTTTAATTAATCATTTTGACTTGTTTGGCTTAAGACAAGCCTACTTCTACGTTAAAGGTGAGCCTTACAAGCCCGTTAATTTTGTTTCACCTTCTTTATACAATTATGTGCGTCATCCGATGCAATTAGGTGTGCTCATAGGTATATGGTTTACGCCAAATATGACATCAGCGCATTTGCTGCTGGCGATTGGAATGACACTATACGTGCTTATCGGTTTATATTTTGAAGAAAAAGATCTGGTTGCTGATTTCGGTGCTCGCTATAAAGCCTACCAACAGCAAGTCGGAAAACTTCTGCCTAAAGTTTTTAGGAAAAATTTACCAGCCAATGCTAGCTTTAAAGGACAATCAAATAACAATACGTAA
- a CDS encoding winged helix-turn-helix transcriptional regulator encodes MTQYGQFCPIAKASELLGERWMLLIVRELLLGSTRFNQLQRALPLISPTLLTKRLNQLVDSQIVVKQTPPGQRSFEYFLTPDGKKLAPVIESLAIWGMRWIRTEIDEQDLDVEFLMWDIQRNIDTDHLPGKYHVIGFNFAEQQGYPNWWLVVDGSEVDLCTKNPGRDVDLHIVTSVRTLVDVWMGNQSITQALNSEQLKLIGNSEHRKAFKHWFTLSAVATV; translated from the coding sequence ATGACTCAATACGGCCAATTTTGCCCCATAGCTAAAGCATCGGAATTGCTTGGTGAACGTTGGATGTTACTGATTGTGCGTGAGCTTTTACTCGGTTCTACCCGATTCAATCAGCTGCAGCGAGCACTGCCTTTGATTTCTCCAACGCTGTTAACAAAGCGACTCAATCAATTGGTCGATAGCCAAATTGTGGTCAAGCAAACACCACCAGGACAACGCTCGTTCGAGTATTTTTTAACACCAGATGGTAAAAAACTAGCACCTGTCATTGAAAGCCTCGCGATTTGGGGAATGCGTTGGATTCGCACCGAAATAGATGAACAAGACTTAGACGTTGAGTTCTTAATGTGGGATATACAACGCAATATCGACACCGACCATTTACCGGGCAAATACCACGTCATTGGCTTTAATTTTGCTGAACAACAAGGTTATCCCAATTGGTGGCTGGTCGTTGATGGCAGTGAGGTCGATTTATGTACCAAAAATCCAGGTAGAGATGTTGATCTGCACATTGTCACCTCGGTACGTACCCTAGTTGATGTATGGATGGGAAATCAATCAATAACACAAGCGCTAAACAGCGAACAATTGAAATTGATTGGCAATAGTGAGCATCGCAAGGCCTTTAAACATTGGTTTACTTTAAGTGCTGTTGCTACTGTATAA